The window TCAACATTTTTGCACGGAAAGCTCTTGCTACATTGCAGATTTACTGCCAATTTGTTCTTTGATGTTCCATATATGTTCTTTAACTTAATGTCTTGGATCTGAACGTGAGACTCACCctgacaaaagaaacaacaagttgtatttttcttgtctttgattttgataaaaaaaaataagttgtttttttttttcatagaaagTTAACCTTCTTTTCATGTTCACAAGGTGGGTGAGGACAATACTTCTGATCGATGTTGATCGCTTTTTCAACATCAATCATCTGAATATTCTCATACACGAAGTTTGAAACAAGAATCTTTGAAGCTGAAGATTCCCAAGTCTTGATCCGAATACCATCACTTGTGCCATTGAAAACGATGTCTCTTATTGTTAAGTCCTTCACATCTTTCTCGTCTTTGTTCTTCCCT of the Camelina sativa cultivar DH55 unplaced genomic scaffold, Cs unpScaffold04411, whole genome shotgun sequence genome contains:
- the LOC109131753 gene encoding exopolygalacturonase-like; this translates as SVHHFNITGVTITAPSDSPNTDGIKMGSCSNIHISNTNIGTGDDCIAILSGTTNLDISNVKCGPRHGICVGSLGKNKDEKDVKDLTIRDIVFNGTSDGIRIKTWESSASKILVSNFVYENIQMIDVEKAINIDQKYCPHPPCEHEKKGESHVQIQDIKLKNIYGTSKNKLAVNLQCSKSFPCKN